From the SAR202 cluster bacterium genome, the window CTGAAGTGGCTTCAGCCCATAATATACCTGCCCCTGCGTAAAGGACAGGGTTTTTTGCTTTTAACAACATTTCGATTGTTTTGCGAATATCATTTGGGTCAGCAGCTGTCTTATTAAACTTTACCTTTTCATAATTAAGTTTTGAGTCGTCAAATTCACCTTGAGCAACATCTTGCGCTACTTCTAATAAAACTGGACGACCACGTCCTGATCTTAGATAAGTGAAGCCCCGTCTCATCATTTCTGGAATTCTATCAAGCTGATTAATTCTATCTGACCATTTAGTAACTGGTCTGTAGACTTCACTTGATCGAAAGTCTGGGGATTGTCCTAATCTTGCATTAGCCGTTCCACCTGGAATTACGAATATAGGGACCGATTCCGCGTAAGCATGCGCAACACCACTGAATGCATTTTCAATGCCAGGTCCTGTTTGAGTTACAACAATACCGTTTTTCTTTCCACTCATTGTTCTGGTATATCCATCTGCCATATTAACTGTAGCTCTTTCCGTTCGAGACATTATTGGCTCAATACCCAAACTTGCAGCGGCTTCTATAAGTGTGTTTGCGGGATAACAAAATAAATAATCCGTTTCTTCTTTTTTTAAGATATTTGCAATAGCTAATTCGCCCTTCATAATCCCTCCTATTTGGTGATTTTGTTCAGGTTACACATTTCTTCTATTTAACGTCAAGCAAAACATACTACTACCTCTCCTACTTATTGATCATTTTTGTTATACTTAGGCTTGTATTAATTTTTTTATTGTATTTTAAATAAAATCAATGGAGTTATTGTGAAAATTGCACTTGGTTCTGATCATGCAGGTTTTGAAATCAAAGAAGAAATTAAATCCTTTTTGACTTCTTTAAATATTGATTTTGTAGATTTAGGAGCTTCTGAATTTGATGCCCTGGATGACTACCCAGATTTTGCTAAAAATGTTGGATACTCCATTAGAAATGGTGAAGCAGAAAAAGGCATTATTGTATGCGGTAGTGGGGTTGGTGCTTCAATAACAGCAAATAAAATTAAAGGAGTTCGCGCCGGACTCTGCCATGATGGATATTCTGCTCATCAAGGTGTAGAACACGACGATATGAATGTCCTATGTATTGGTTCCAGAATTATAGGAATAGAGCTTATAAAAGAAATTATTATTTCTTTTATCAATGCAAAATTTTCTGGTGAAGAACGTCATTCAAGACGTTTGCAAAAATTACTTGATATAGAAGCTTCTGAATAGTTATGGCATATTTATATCTGGCAATAGCTATTGTTTTTGAGGTAGCAGGTACTGTAACACTAAAGGCCACAGAAGGTTTTTCAAAAATCATACCAAGTTTAATTGTAATCTTTTGTTATATTGTTAGTATATATCTAGTATCATTGACAATAAAAACTATACCAGTAGGGATTGCATATGCTATATGGACAAGTACAGGACTTTTGTTTGTAGTTTTAATTAGTGCTGTTGCGTACCGTCAAATTCCTGATATTCCTGCAATTTTAGGTATGACTTTTATAATTATGGGTGTTTCTATAATACAAATTTATTCTAAAATGATTAACAACTAAGTATTCTTATATAAGATTCCTGGCTACTATAGATGCTCCTACTAAAACCATATTTTCGTTTAACTTACCTTTTCTAATTTTGTTATGTTTATTCTCAGTAATCGATAGGTCTTTAAAATAATTGTCAATGTAGTTAACAATTTCAGGTATACCATCGATGACTCCTCCACCAATAACTACAGCTTCAGGATCAAATATATTAAAAAAATTAGTTATTGATATTGCTAATTTATTTGAAATTTCCTTAATAATATCCACGGCTTCTTCATTATTTTCATAATATGCCATAGAGACTGTTTCTGCACTGATTTGTTTATTTGTTTTTGCCGCTAATAAATTAAATACTGAATTCTTATCTATGGATGCAATATTTTTTGCTATTTTGCCAATAGCTTTGCCACCACAATAGGCCTCTAAACAACCTTTTCTACCACATTCACAAAGATTTCCATCTTCAACAATAATCGTGTGTCCGATTTCTCCGGCAAATCCCTGAGATCCTTGATATAAATTGTTGTTTAAAATTATACCACCACCAATTCCTGTACCTATAAATATTCCTAATGCATTTGTACAATCCTTAATTGCTCCATAGGCATGCTCTCCTATTACAGCAGCTGAACAGTCATTTATTATTGTTATAGGAATATTTATTTCTTTTTCTAATAATGATTTAAGGTCTACGTTTTTCCAATTGGTATTTGGGGAATGAATGATTAAGTTCGATTCTTCATCTATCCATCCTGCTGTACCAATCCCTATTTTTGCATATGATGTTGTATATTCATCTGGAATTTGAGTAAGGATATTATCAATAAAATATTGAATCCATTCAGACATTGAATTGAAATTATAATTAGGCTTTGAGACAGCCCATTTAACGTTGCCATCAAAATCTACAATGCCTAGTCGTATTTTGGTGCCACCGATATCTATACCAAGTACGTATTTATTATCCACAATTCATCCAGCTAAGTGATTAATTATATTAATTTCTTTCATCCAAAAAATTGTTTGAAATATTTTATAGAGATTATACATGATATAATTTATACTGTATTGAAAATATTTATTTATGAGGTCGTTTATGAAATTTGGATTCTGGGTCTTAAATCAATGGGACAGCACCGACAATATGACTCAAAGGATTAATGAGGGAGTTGAACAAGTAAAACATGCTAGAGAAGCCGGTTTCGATTTTATTGGTACAGGTCAACATTTTCTTTCATACCCCTTCCAAATGGTCTCTACATTACCCTATCTTGCAAGATTAGCTCAAGAATCCGGAGATATGGAAGTTGTTGCTGGAGTATTATTACTCCCTTTGTTAAATCCTCTTGAGACAGCAGAAGCTACTGCTTCACTAGATGCAATGACAAATGGTAAATTTATTATGGGTGTTGGTATCGGCTACAGAGATGAAGAATTTATTTCATTTAATGTCAAACCTAAAGAAAGAATCCCTAGATTACTAGAATCGCTAGACTTGATTAAGAGACTATGGACCCAAGATGAAATTGAATTTGATGGAGAATTTTATAGAGTTCCATATTCCAAAATTGCTACTCACCCTATTTCTAAGCCCCATCCACCGATTTGGATGGCTGCTAACCTTGATGTCGCTGTTAAAAGAGCTGCTAGAAATGGTTATCCATGGTTAATAAATCCTCATGCAACTACAAAAAGTCTAACACCTCAGATTAAAATGTATAAAGACATTGCTATGCAAACAAATGGTTATGTACCTGACTTGCCAATGTTGAAAGAATTATATGTGCATAAAAATAGTTCTACAGCCTATTCAAAAGCCCAACCCTTCTTAGAACCTAAATATGCCGCTTATGCCTCATGGGGCCAAGATGATGTTTTGCCTAATAACGAAACATTTAAAATACCGTTTGAAGAGCTTGCTAAAGATAGATTCATGTTAGGCAATCCTCAAGAAATCATTGAGGAAATTCAAAGATATGAAGAAACCCTCGGTATAACACATATGTTTTTTCGTATGCAATGGGCCGGATTGCCTCACAGTGAAGTTTTAGAACAGATTGAATTGTTTCGCACAGAGATAATTCCACATTTTAAATAATGGTTTGAAATATGCTTGATTATAATAATCTTACTTCAATTATAAAAAAATCCCCATTTTTTAAGCGGGTAATAGATACTTTGTTATTACGATCTAGAGTATATGCTGAAGCA encodes:
- the rpiB gene encoding ribose 5-phosphate isomerase B encodes the protein MKIALGSDHAGFEIKEEIKSFLTSLNIDFVDLGASEFDALDDYPDFAKNVGYSIRNGEAEKGIIVCGSGVGASITANKIKGVRAGLCHDGYSAHQGVEHDDMNVLCIGSRIIGIELIKEIIISFINAKFSGEERHSRRLQKLLDIEASE
- a CDS encoding multidrug efflux SMR transporter translates to MAYLYLAIAIVFEVAGTVTLKATEGFSKIIPSLIVIFCYIVSIYLVSLTIKTIPVGIAYAIWTSTGLLFVVLISAVAYRQIPDIPAILGMTFIIMGVSIIQIYSKMINN
- a CDS encoding ROK family protein → MVDNKYVLGIDIGGTKIRLGIVDFDGNVKWAVSKPNYNFNSMSEWIQYFIDNILTQIPDEYTTSYAKIGIGTAGWIDEESNLIIHSPNTNWKNVDLKSLLEKEINIPITIINDCSAAVIGEHAYGAIKDCTNALGIFIGTGIGGGIILNNNLYQGSQGFAGEIGHTIIVEDGNLCECGRKGCLEAYCGGKAIGKIAKNIASIDKNSVFNLLAAKTNKQISAETVSMAYYENNEEAVDIIKEISNKLAISITNFFNIFDPEAVVIGGGVIDGIPEIVNYIDNYFKDLSITENKHNKIRKGKLNENMVLVGASIVARNLI
- a CDS encoding LLM class flavin-dependent oxidoreductase, translated to MRSFMKFGFWVLNQWDSTDNMTQRINEGVEQVKHAREAGFDFIGTGQHFLSYPFQMVSTLPYLARLAQESGDMEVVAGVLLLPLLNPLETAEATASLDAMTNGKFIMGVGIGYRDEEFISFNVKPKERIPRLLESLDLIKRLWTQDEIEFDGEFYRVPYSKIATHPISKPHPPIWMAANLDVAVKRAARNGYPWLINPHATTKSLTPQIKMYKDIAMQTNGYVPDLPMLKELYVHKNSSTAYSKAQPFLEPKYAAYASWGQDDVLPNNETFKIPFEELAKDRFMLGNPQEIIEEIQRYEETLGITHMFFRMQWAGLPHSEVLEQIELFRTEIIPHFK